A stretch of Ipomoea triloba cultivar NCNSP0323 chromosome 13, ASM357664v1 DNA encodes these proteins:
- the LOC116002223 gene encoding protein tesmin/TSO1-like CXC 2 yields MRVESVVVERESVESQVRKKEGGGGEGVMDTPERNKSNQIATPISKFEDSPVFNFLNSLSPIKPVKSVHITQTFNSLSFASLPSVFTSPHVNTLKESRFLRRHQLPDPSKPEFSSDNDHRVERPVGTDLDVDNDASEKEESFDPQSCIVDASVQPSHESPKISAELVRTLDYECSSPMPSSGVKNKSLSQFAGSSVTIIPLVQDVSGKGLMGSEVNMEGVSQVDRNKEAAGCEWESLITDAADLLIFDSPNDAEAFKKAMDSSPRSVPFVANEIQNMETFSTVGFSELVGDGSETQNQSAQPGGGNELHQYAEAQDIIPDSSLNNPVTGGPNEMDAEMVSGLYRGMRRRCLVFEMTGARRQPLDDNSGSSSSLLAEHDGNTTSTEKHLVAVNESSRRILPGIGLHLNALAVTPRDGKGAKHESFASGKQLIIAPSSAANYHLITTSQESLNNSLAVVSSEREIVPMRNGASLNDDASQEPRYVTNEELSQSSPKKKKRKVDSKESEGCKRCNCKKSKCLKLYCECFAAGVYCVEPCLCQECFNKPIHEDTVLATRKQIESRNPLAFAPKVIRSTDSMSETGDDSNKTPASARHKRGCNCKKSGCLKKYCECYQGGVGCSINCRCEGCKNAFGRKDGSDPDLEEEETDLFEKSVVDRSSQKLAIVQNEIEHIPDSALPATPLRLKRPQMQFPFSSKNKPPRSSFLSIGSSSGSASQGLGRPSFFQSLPKFDKQFETIKEDENEMPDVLQTACRSPISGIKSGSPNSKRVSPPHHHSEFGTSSSPGRRSSRKLILQSIPTFPSLTPNQ; encoded by the exons ATGAGGGTGGAGAGTGTGGTTGTGGAGAGAGAGAGCGTTGAGAGTCAGGTGAGGAAgaaagaaggaggaggaggagaaggggTGATGGATACTCCGGAGAGGAACAAGAGCAACCAGATCGCGACACCCATTTCCAAATTTGAG GACTCCCCTGTCTTCAATTTCCTTAACAGCCTCTCCCCCATCAAGCCGGTTAAGTCTGTACACATCACTCAGACTTTCAATTCTCTGAGTTTTGCATCTCTTCCATCTGTTTTCACTTCACCCCATGTGAATACATTGAAGGAATCAAGATTCCTAAGAAG gCATCAACTTCCCGATCCATCAAAACCCGAGTTTTCTTCTGATAATGATCATAGAGTTGAGAGACCCGTGGGCACTGATTTagatgttgataatgatgcCAGTGAGAAAGAGGAAAGTTTTGATCCTCAAAGTTGCATTGTTGATGCTTCTGTCCAACCATCTCATGAATCGCCAAAGATTTCAGCTGAGCTTGTAAGAACATTAGATTACGAGTGCAGCAGCCCGATGCCAAGCTCTGGTGTCAAAAACAAAAGTTTGTCGCAATTTGCTGGTAGCTCGGTAACAATCATCCCGTTGGTGCAAGATGTGTCGGGAAAAGGTTTGATGGGAAGTGAGGTGAATATGGAAGGGGTAAGTCAAGTTGATAGGAATAAAGAAGCTGCGGGATGTGAATGGGAGAGTTTGATAACTGATGCTGCTGATCTATTAATCTTTGATTCGCCCAATGACGCAGAGGCCTTCAAGAAAGCAATGGATTCAAGCCCGAGGTCTGTTCCCTTTGTCGCCAACGAAATACAGAACATGGAAACATTTAGCACGGTTGGTTTTAGTGAATTAGTTGGCGATGGAAGTGAAACACAAAATCAATCTGCCCAGCCGGGTGGGGGAAATGAACTCCACCAATATGCCGAAGCCCAGGACATAATCCCTGATTCTTCTCTAAACAATCCCGTGACTGGGGGCCCAAACGAGATGGATGCTGAG ATGGTGTCCGGGTTATATCGTGGAATGAGGAGGCGCTGTTTAGTCTTTGAGATGACGGGAGCTCGGAGACAACCTTTAGATGACAATTCCGGTTCAAGTTCTTCCCTATTGGCTGAACACGATGGAAACACTACCTCTACTGAAAAGCATTTGGTTGCTGTGAATGAATCTTCAAGGCGCATTTTACCTGGAATTGGCTTGCATTTAAACGCCCTTGCTGTAACTCCTAGGGATGGCAAGGGTGCCAAACACGAATCTTTTGCTTCGGGAAAACAGCTGATAATTGCACCCAGCTCGGCTGCCAATTATCATTTGATAACTACCAGTCAAGAATCGTTGAATAATTCTCTGGCTGTAGTCTCTTCGGAAAGGGAAATAGTCCCTATGCGAAATGGAGCATCTCTTAACGACGACGCTAGTCAAGAACCTAGATACGTTACTAATGAAGAGCTCAGCCAGAGTAGTCCCAAGAAAAAGAA GCGTAAAGTGGATTCTAAAGAGAGCGAAGGTTGCAAGCGCTGCAACTGCAAGAAATCTAAATGCTTGAAACT TTATTGTGAATGTTTTGCTGCCGGTGTCTACTGTGTGGAGCCTTGTTTATGTCAAGAGTGTTTCAACAAGCCTATCCACGAAGATACTGTCCTTGCAACTCGCAAACAGATCGAGTCTAGAAATCCACTTGCTTTTGCTCCCAAAGTGATCAGGTCCACCGACTCTATGTCTGAAACGGGG GATGACTCCAACAAAACCCCTGCTTCTGCTCGGCATAAGAGAGGATGCAATTGCAAGAAATCGGGTTGTCTGAAGAAATACTGCGAATGCTATCAG GGTGGTGTTGGGTGCTCGATTAATTGCAGATGCGAAGGCTGTAAGAACGCGTTTGGTAGAAAGGATG GCTCTGATCCCGACTTGGAAGAAGAGGAAACAGATCTCTTCGAGAAGAGTGTCGTTGACAGGAGTTCACAGAAGCTTGCCATCGTCCAGAATGAAATCGAACACATCCCCGATTCTGCACTGCCTGCAACTCCACTTCGGTTAAAGAG ACCGCAAATGCAGTTCCCATTTTCGTCCAAGAACAAACCACCAAGATCATCGTTTCTTTCCATTGGATCTTCGTCTGGATCTGCCAGCCAGGGACTCGGGAGACCAAGCTTCTTCCAATCGCTCCCGAAGTTTGACAAGCAGTTCGAGACCATCAAGGAGGACGAGAACGAAATGCCAGACGTTCTTCAAACAGCCTGCAGGTCTCCCATCAGTGGCATAAAGTCGGGATCTCCAAACAGCAAGAGAGTCTCGCCTCCTCATCATCACAGTGAGTTTGGAACATCATCTTCCCCGGGGCGTAGGAGCAGCAGAAAGCTCATCCTGCAATCCATCCCCACATTCCCTTCTCTCACTCCAAATCAGTGA